Genomic DNA from Salvia miltiorrhiza cultivar Shanhuang (shh) chromosome 1, IMPLAD_Smil_shh, whole genome shotgun sequence:
taaaataaaacataaacttaattaaaaagaacacaattgaaagaactgaattatataaaaataagaacaattgtagcggcttgaatcttcaatcttgtggaaatccaatccaagcagtaaaaactagaaagcaataaattctaaagctatgaaattaaaaaaataaaggttgggaactgaaaaggaaccctagataggtcaaaagaagacctatttaaagtatcagggtaaaatacagtgtttggaacccagaagaactctaaaagTCGGAAAAACTCGCTAACCCGCCcaattcggcggtcaaactcGGCGGTCGTTGAGTTGACCGCCGTTTTTGTGCTGAAAAACGACCAAATTCGGCGCCCGCCGAATTTAGAACTCGCAGTGCAAAACTGAAACAGAGATTTCGGTGACCAACTCAGCGGTTGCCggttaggtcgccgaatttcttcttcaaaatgcccattttcggcggtcaaagtagttgaccgccgtttttgactgctgcgcgcgacgtttttgtttctgCTATAACATTCTCGtccaaactccgatttatgatccgtttgcgctcacgaactcgtatcgagacgatctacaacttctatttcagaacattgttccaaattcgaactcaataaatctggaaattccttcaaagttcgagtaagaatcatgtttcacaatataaagcaaattaagcacaaaacaatcatccaagactcaatttcctataaaattaacatcatatgaacattaaaaaccgtggaaatatgagtgttatcaggaAATGGatacagagctgcccgaagtgccagatgactggaggtattaccgcaagGGATTAAATGACACAAGTTCCGATCATGCCAGTTGAAGTTTTTGATGTGTGGGGAATTGTCTTCATGggacccttcccaaagtcaaagaactacgaatacatCTTAGTGGCAGTTTACTATGTGTCAAAGTGGGTCGAAGACAAGACAACTATAAGCAATGATGCTCAAACCGCgataaattttttgaaagaGCAAGTGTTCGAGAGATTTGGTTTGCCCAAGATCTTGATCAGTGATGAAGGATCTCATTTCTGTAATATCACCATAAGGGCCCATTTGGttttcagtattggattaatcaggatataaattatcctgataatttagtgtggattagtcatgatATCTAATCTCatatgggtgtttgatatcattggtaattaatcccaaaaagtgtttggtatccattggaataggttggattaacatatcaaatacctaaattatcCTCAAAAGACATTCGTGTCCTCAAATCTGAAAATAAGATGGAGGCATTGGTATCCTCACAGCATCGTTTGGTGTGAAAAGGgtatcaatttttgattttAACATCTCGGTATTAAATTTATCCCATGGGGAGGGTGgtataattagtgtgggttaatcccacaaaataagctagggtcttgggataaacctgaagttgaccatattagtagcacataataccaaacactgcataaatccatattaatttaacttatcctgcttttaaacccatatcaaacggGCCCTAAGAGCTCTAACCAAAAGGATGGGAGTGAAACACAAGGTAACCACAGCCTATCATCCACAGGCGAATGGCCAAGCCGAAATTTCCAATAGAGAGATAAAGAGCATTCTGGAGAAGGTGGTGCACCCAAACCGCAAAGACTAGAGCAATCACTTGGGagatgcgttatgggcataccgGACTGCTTTTAAAACCCCTATTGGTATGTCTCATTTCAGGTTGCTCTATGGAAAAAGATGCCATCTACCGGTGGAGATCGAACACAAagcgtactgggcaatcaagcagaTCAACCTCAGTATGAGCTTAGCTGGAGAAGCACGAAAGTTGCAGATGAGTGAGCTAGAAGAGCTCTGGTTGGAGGCATATGACAATGCTGTACTCTATAAGGAGCGAACTAGAAGAATCCACGATGCTAggatcaggaagaaggaattttGGGTTGGACAaaagtgaaggaatattaaatttaattaatactctatttgcccgaggatcgtctcttggattatcttaattcaccatatatcgattaaacctagcatgctcctattaatttaagtgttgcaccttggagttagaatcacttacttgtgaattgaacACATAGACTGTTGACGATTGAATCCCCAATTTTTCACTGAACgtgacctccaatcgtattttttccagaaatacgactttttcattttcgaaagagctttccgtgacCGCCTGTTTCGCCTCAATTAGAGTTCtctagaggaagttatggctatttttcggagactgccaAAACTTGGTTTcttgcgaaaatctgactccagctcagatcttctgaactgtatcccatTCAATTCCCAACAATGGATgaacaacgaactatgagaactcccaaagAGAATTCGACCACCTTGAAATCGGCGCCCCTACTGCTCTATACAAAACTCTGATTTTTGTGTGTCTCattctgagagcagatagctgtatttatagacaaaacacaGTCCTGGGGCTCCAATAACTGTAGTGGACGAAAATTaactcctactgggctcaggagactttgggccagtctagggatcagatacaaggaataaagatgagcctctaatgaattaattcttatgatcagcccagatcataattaattcataagtattaattcattccactagagaatcaatactgacttacccatTTATtatcggtgatgagtcggggcttgtatttagacttattaaatctccgtatttaaaatatccgacatccattaattaattaaagctctgacagcttatattatttaatctctttgtaatccttaagtagtaccactcaaatcTTATTATTGcgcttgaacttaatcaacctgcagggtttaacgcaataaaccttattgagctccttaaggggatgtcattatcctataccggatatgggtactaatacagataaccaaatatcatatattaaccgctatcacccaagatacagagtactcaagttaatatataactctcacccatagtaaatcaaagtgatacacgaatcaacatatatatctgaaatcttattagtattaagattttattaagtcaccgagatcttgattcttcacttatgtcagatagaagaatacatctcactgtgatcctatcaatacgttatgacgtaccagtatagacaaatagtcaagacaaactatttccatctatagtgcagcctagaccaacgaatcgtcctagagtcatctcggctgtgatctatttatatctcttaagtttattccaattatatgaccttctgtgatccgttaatcaccatataaccaacttatatagagataaaggacatacatatgcaatcatgaacacaatcagataggagataaaatagtgaacacatgaatcattgtatacaagc
This window encodes:
- the LOC131012254 gene encoding uncharacterized protein LOC131012254 — protein: MDTELPEVPDDWRLLYGKRCHLPVEIEHKAYWAIKQINLSMSLAGEARKLQMSELEELWLEAYDNAVLYKERTRRIHDARIRKKEFWIAVFIDKTQSWGSNNLYKSNKKVLLFNSHFKMMAGKLRSKWSGPFVIKEIFSNGSIEVYDHNGVDTFVVNEHRLKPYHEYGEVEKGKDECHLLDLVYE